The sequence CACCGCCCGGACCAGTTCCGCGATGCCGCCCTCGCCGGGCGGGACCGCCACACAGGACAGGGCGAGGCGGACCACCAGCTCGCAGCAGAGCAGCAGTTCGACCGGGGCGGCGCCGGGAGCGGCCAGCGCGGCCGCCGCGCGGTCCCGGACGATCCGCACGAAGTCGCGGGGCGCGGGCAGCGCTCCGTCCGCCCGGCGCTGGGCCGGCACCGTGGCGGTGGAGTGCGCGGGGCTGAGCGGCGGGCTCGGCAGCCGCTCGGTCCAGCAGCCGGTGAGCAGGGCCCGCACCAGCACGTTGTCCCGGGCCGCGGCGGCCGTCCACTCGGCGGTGGCGGTGAGCCGGTCACAGGGCTCGGCGCTGCCGGCGAGGGCCCGCTCGACACCGGCGAGGTAGCCGTCGGCCTCCCGCCGCACCAGCGCCCGCGCCAGGCCGTCCTTGCTGCCGAACTCGTTGTACAGGGTCTGCCGGGACACACCGGCCCGCGCGGCCACGTCGACCATCCGCACCGCGGACCACGGCCGGCGCGCGAGCGCCGCGTAGGCGGCGTCCAACAACGATTCCCGGGCAGCAGGCATCCGCGCCTCCCTGGGCCGCAGCGACTTAGCGCCCAGGTTTGACGGGGTTGTATGCACTGTCAAGGGTTCGCGGGGGGTACGGGGGCGCACGGTGGCGTACGAGAGGTGGTGACCGCCGGTCCACGGGCCCCGGACGGGACCGGACCGCCGTGGCCGCGCCCGCCCCGTACGGCCCCCTGTGGCCGCCCACCGGCCTCGGCGGATACCGTTCGTCACATGCCCGACTACCTCGACGACCTGCGCCTCGCCCACGCCCTCGCGGACGCGGCCGACGCCGCCACCACGGCCCGCTTCCAGGCCCTCGACCTGAAGGTGGAGACCAAGCCGGACATGACCCCGGTGAGCGAAGCGGACAAGGCGGCGGAAGAGCTGATCCGCGGCCGTCTCCGGCACGCCCGCCCCCGGGACGCCGTCCTCGGCGAGGAGTACGGCGTCGAGGGCACCGGCCCCCGCCGCTGGGTGGTCGACCCGATCGACGGCACCAAGAACTACGTCCGCGGCGTCCCGGTGTGGGCCACCCTCATCGCGCTGATGGAGGAGGGCGAGGACGGCTTCCAGCCGGTCGTCGGTGTCGTCTCCGCCCCGGCGCTCGGCCGCCGCTGGTGGGCGGCGAAGGGCCACGGCGCCTTCGCCGGCCGCGACCTCGCCTCCGGCCTCCCGGTCCGCGTCTCCCGCGTCGGCAGGCTCGCGGACGCCTCCTTCGCGTACTCCTCGCTCTCCGGCTGGGAGGAGCAGGGCCGCCTGGACGGCTTCCTGGACCTCGGCCGCCAGGTGTGGCGCACGCGTGCGTACGGCGACTTCTGGCCGTACATGATGGTCGCGGAAGGCTCCGTGGACATCTGCGCCGAACCGGAGCTGTCGCTCTGGGACATGGCCGCCAACGCGATCATCGTCACCGAGGCGGGCGGCACCTTCACCGGCCTCGACGGCCGTCCGGGCCCGCACGGCGGCAACGCGGCGGCGTCCAACGGCCTGCTGCACGAGGAGCTGCTGGGGTATCTCGGCCCGCGCCGCTGAGCGCCGGCATGCCCCGCGCGCGCCGTCGACGTGCGGCGCGCGCCCTCTTGTTGACCCTCCCTTTGCCTGCCACCCTGGGCCCACCCCACTTGTGAACAAGTGAATCCCGAGGTTGCGCGGGATTCCCAGGAGGTGGCCCCTTCATGCTCGTCCGTGACGCCATGAGCACGGTGATCCTCACCCTCGGCCCCGCCCACACCCTCCGTCAGGCAGCCACCCTGATGTCGGCCCGCCGTGTCGGCGCCGCCGTGGTCCTCGACCCGGACGCCGGCGGCATCGGCATCCTCACCGAACGCGACATCCTCGTCTCCGTCGGCCTGGGCCAGAACCCGGACGCCGAACCCCTGCACGCCCACACCACCACCGACATCGTCTTCGCCGCCCCGACCTGGACGCTGGAGGAGGCGGCCCGCGCCATGGCGCACGGCGGCTTCCGGCACCTGGTCGTGCTCGACCGCGGCGAGGTGGCCGGGATCGTCTCGGTCCGCGACATCGTGCGCCGCTGGGCCCCGGCCCGGGAGCCCGCCTCCGCGGCCTGAACGCGCGAACGGGCCGGACCCAGAGCACCATGGGTCCGGCCCGTCCGGCCGCGAGGACGGCCGGCTCAGCCGCGCAGCGCCTGCACCGCGGCCTCCAGCCGCTTGCCGAAGTCGGCGTCGGCGTTGCGGAAGTTGCCGATCGCGCGCTCGGCGATGTCTCCGCGCGAGACCTTGGAGAGGAAGCCGGCCAGGTTGGCGACCAGGCGCTCCTTCTCCGGCTCGGTCATCAGCCGGTAGAGGTTGCCGGCCTGGACGAAGTCGTTGTCCTCGGCGTGGACCGGCGTCGGGTGGTTGCCGGTGCCGCCGGTGAGGCCGTCGACCGGCTGCCACAGCGGACGGCCGGTCTGCTGCGGGCCGCCGAAGCTGTTCGGCTCGTAGTTCTTCTCCCCGCCGTGCCGGCCGTCGTAGAGGAAGCCGTCCCGGGAGTTGGTGCGCGCCTCGGTGGCGTGCGGGCGGTTGACCGGCAGGTGGTCGGCGTTGATG comes from Streptomyces sp. SCL15-4 and encodes:
- a CDS encoding cyclic nucleotide-binding/CBS domain-containing protein — its product is MLVRDAMSTVILTLGPAHTLRQAATLMSARRVGAAVVLDPDAGGIGILTERDILVSVGLGQNPDAEPLHAHTTTDIVFAAPTWTLEEAARAMAHGGFRHLVVLDRGEVAGIVSVRDIVRRWAPAREPASAA
- the hisN gene encoding histidinol-phosphatase gives rise to the protein MPDYLDDLRLAHALADAADAATTARFQALDLKVETKPDMTPVSEADKAAEELIRGRLRHARPRDAVLGEEYGVEGTGPRRWVVDPIDGTKNYVRGVPVWATLIALMEEGEDGFQPVVGVVSAPALGRRWWAAKGHGAFAGRDLASGLPVRVSRVGRLADASFAYSSLSGWEEQGRLDGFLDLGRQVWRTRAYGDFWPYMMVAEGSVDICAEPELSLWDMAANAIIVTEAGGTFTGLDGRPGPHGGNAAASNGLLHEELLGYLGPRR
- a CDS encoding helix-turn-helix domain-containing protein: MPAARESLLDAAYAALARRPWSAVRMVDVAARAGVSRQTLYNEFGSKDGLARALVRREADGYLAGVERALAGSAEPCDRLTATAEWTAAAARDNVLVRALLTGCWTERLPSPPLSPAHSTATVPAQRRADGALPAPRDFVRIVRDRAAAALAAPGAAPVELLLCCELVVRLALSCVAVPPGEGGIAELVRAVLPRHLVRPARP